The sequence below is a genomic window from Sneathiella sp. P13V-1.
GCAACGAAACAGCCAGCATGCCACCATACAACCGCGCACGGTTATCGCCCAGAAAAAGCACTGCTTTGCCCGGCTTCACGCCGATTTTTTCAAGTCCAGCCGCACAGGCTAGTACCTCTTGGGCGTATTCCGCCCAGGTGATTTCTTTCCATATCCCGCGCTCTTTTTCGCGAAGGGCGATATCCTTTCCGTGGAGCGACGCGTTCTTCGCCAGAAGTGCGCCAATCGTTTCACCGCCTGAAGACCGGTTTTTCGTAAAATCAGTCATGCGACCCTCCGATATATGCCTCGATGACCCGCGGGTCCTTCACAACCTCTTTCGGGATGCCACTGGCGATCATTTCGCCATAATTTAGGGCCAGCATCTGATCGCAAATTCCGGTGATGACATCCATATGGTGCTCGATGAGTAGAACGCTTACGCCACGTTCAGCCCGGGCATCCAGAATGAAGCGGGACATGTATCCCTTTTCTTCCTGATTCATGCCTGCCATCGGCTCATCAAGAATCAACATCTGCGGCTCAGCTACCAATGCCCTTGCCAACTCGACACGTTTTTTCAACCCGATCGGAAGCCCATCAACCAACTCATGCCGGATGCTTTCGAGTTGTAGAAACTCGATCACCTCTTCGACTATTTTACGGTTCTCGATCTCTTCACGCTGTGCTGCCCACCAATAGAGCGCCGTGCGCAAAACGCCTGGACTCATGTGGATGTGCCGCCCGAGCAGGATGTTGTCCAGAACGCTCATCCCGTTGAACAGGGCAAGATTCTGGAAAGTCCGGGCAACCCCAAGCCTGGCAACCTTGTGAGGCGCTGTGCCCGTGATGTCTTTTCCTGCCAGCCGGACTTTGCCCTCGTTTGGCGGGTAAAATCCGGTAATTGCGTTCGTTAGTGTTGTCTTGCCGCTGCCATTTGGACCGACAAGTCCAAAGATTTCCCCTTGCCGAATGACAAGATCCACACCGGTGACAGCGACGATGCCGCCAAACCGCCGTTCAACCCCCTTACACTCTAGTATCGCTCCACCATCGTCACCCAAGGCCGTTTTTCGCTTCGTCGTCATTTAAATACTTCCCTCTCCACTGACGTTCATGGATTTCATCAGGAAATCCGGAAGTAATCCGGTCGCCCAGTTGGCCACGGATCCCCCCACAATTGCTGCCCACCGTCGATGTTCAGAACTTCACCGGTTACGAATTTCCCTGAATTGGCCGCCATATAGACAACGCCTTCTGCGACATCCCATTCGTCCCCGGCGTGCCGCATCGGATTGGAGTCCTGAAAGGTTGCAGAACCCTCCGGAGGGTAGTTCCCGAAACCGTTACTTTCGCAGCAACCCGGTGCCACGCAGTTCACTCGGATATCATGCGGGGCCCACTCCACCGCAACCGACTTGGACAGATAAATTACCCCTGCCCGGGCCGCACAGGTGTGCGCGATCCCGGGCATACCGCGCCAGATATCGGCCACGATGTTGACGATGGAGCCCGATTGCTTGTTGGCAACCCAGTGGCGCGCTGCGGATTGCATCATCCACCAAGTGCCGTTGAGGTTGGTGTCTATGACCGCATTCCAGCCCTTTGGACTGAACTCCAACGCAGCTTGCGGAAACTGACCCCCAGCATTGTTCACCAAAACGTCAATCGCCCCAAATTCCTGGTTCGTCTTGGCGACAAAATCCTCGACTTGTTCTGGCTCCCGGATGGTCATAGGCGAAGCTAAAACTCCGCCCCCGAAACTTTCGAGGAACTCCCCGGTCGAAGCCAGTTTCTCTTCGTTGCGTCCATTGATCGCCAGATTAGCCCCCAGCCTTGCAAACAGGGTCGCAATTGCCAGCCCCAGCCCGCCTCCTGCGCCGGTCACCACAACGGTTTTGCCTGCGAATAAATTGTTTGCGTAAACGGTTGCACGTTTTGACAGGTCCCCCTTTGAGGACCCGAACCGCCTTTTATTCATAACGCCTCCTCTCATTCCCCTTTTGGGGTAGTTGACGCTAATCTAACATCTGTTAGAAAATTCGTCAAGACAACTTTCCCCAGTAGCCCTGCCTGTTATCTCCGATCAAAAAGACTTTGGTAGCCCAAGGGCTTTTTCCGCTATGAACGACAAAAGCATCTGCGGTGTCACCGGTACGATGCGGAAAAGCAGAGCCTCCCGCACTAACCGCTCCACGAGATATTCCTTGGCATATCCGAATCCGCCAAATGTAATTTGTGCGGCTTCGTTCGCCTCGACGCCGCAGAGCTCTCCCGCATCGTAAAGGGCGGCGGCATGCATCACCATGAGATTGGCAGATTTCACCCGCGCCCATGCCCGAGCCAGCGGATGCTGAACACCCTGGTTTTGGCCGATCGGGCGGTCAAAAATCACACGTTCGTTTGCATAATGCGCCGCGCGCACCAGTGCGTTGCGCGCAATACCAATACATTCGCCGGCCACCAGAATGCGTTCGGGATTCAACCCGTGCAGAATTTGCCTAAAGCCTTTGCCCTCCTCCCCGATCA
It includes:
- a CDS encoding ABC transporter ATP-binding protein; this encodes MTTKRKTALGDDGGAILECKGVERRFGGIVAVTGVDLVIRQGEIFGLVGPNGSGKTTLTNAITGFYPPNEGKVRLAGKDITGTAPHKVARLGVARTFQNLALFNGMSVLDNILLGRHIHMSPGVLRTALYWWAAQREEIENRKIVEEVIEFLQLESIRHELVDGLPIGLKKRVELARALVAEPQMLILDEPMAGMNQEEKGYMSRFILDARAERGVSVLLIEHHMDVITGICDQMLALNYGEMIASGIPKEVVKDPRVIEAYIGGSHD
- a CDS encoding SDR family oxidoreductase encodes the protein MNKRRFGSSKGDLSKRATVYANNLFAGKTVVVTGAGGGLGLAIATLFARLGANLAINGRNEEKLASTGEFLESFGGGVLASPMTIREPEQVEDFVAKTNQEFGAIDVLVNNAGGQFPQAALEFSPKGWNAVIDTNLNGTWWMMQSAARHWVANKQSGSIVNIVADIWRGMPGIAHTCAARAGVIYLSKSVAVEWAPHDIRVNCVAPGCCESNGFGNYPPEGSATFQDSNPMRHAGDEWDVAEGVVYMAANSGKFVTGEVLNIDGGQQLWGDPWPTGRPDYFRIS